The genomic stretch TCTGGGTTAGTCTGAAACAACCCGTTATACCGCACCTGCATATAGCCTCCCAGATGGATTTTGTCAAACCAACCCGGAGCTGGTTTTTCTTCAGTTTTCTTGCCCTCTTGAGCTTTGGCAAAAGAAAAGGCAAGTAGAAGCAGAAATGCGGAAAGAGTGAGTTTCTTAAACATCTAATGAATAGTGGTGTGTGGACCCACCGAATTGGGAAATGAAAAATGAAGGGCTTAAGTATAGGTTAGTCCCTGATTTTATGTAGGACTTCACCAGTAGAGGAGAAAAAAACTTTCCATTCTTCGGTGAAATTCTCAAGCTCTACTTGGTAAGTGACTTCCGTGCCTTCAGTGATTTTCTTTGACCCATCGATTCTTAGATCCTTGAAATCTGATTTGATTTTGAAAATCACTTCATTTGGAAGATTGCTCTTGGGGATTTCCTCTTCATGCTTCAGCATATTTCCAGCTGTGTCATACCAGGTTCCATGGTCTGTTCCCCAGCCAATTTCAAAATCTACCTTGTAGTTGTTGCCATCCAATTCCCACTCGATGTCTGATGCTCTTGGGAATTCTTTTTTGAAATTGTTTACCACTATTGAAGGAACTTCGCTTGGATGGATATCCTGGGCAAAAGTGGCTATGCTAATGAGTGTAAGTGCAGTGGAGATAAGTGTGATTTGCGTTTTCATCGGAATATGGTTTTTAAGTTATGCCTCAAAGAAAAAGTGGGAATCTGGAAACAATTGGGAATCTGTAAGAGATGGAAAAAATATCTCCGGCAACGGCAAAAAGATCTTAAAGTGTAATCTTCCATAAGTGGTTTCCACCTTTTATCCGGTTAGTGTTCAGCAGATGCGGGATCACATTGGTTCGCCAGAGCAAAAAACTTAAATTAGGGTCATTGACTCATTAACGGGGATTAATTTTCCTGCAATTACCCTATCTCACCTGATGAAGAAATTACTTGTTGTCACTTTACTGTTCTTGGCTTGTAATTCTGTTGGATATTCTCAAACTAAGGATAA from Algoriphagus sp. NG3 encodes the following:
- a CDS encoding PepSY-like domain-containing protein, whose translation is MKTQITLISTALTLISIATFAQDIHPSEVPSIVVNNFKKEFPRASDIEWELDGNNYKVDFEIGWGTDHGTWYDTAGNMLKHEEEIPKSNLPNEVIFKIKSDFKDLRIDGSKKITEGTEVTYQVELENFTEEWKVFFSSTGEVLHKIRD